One Setaria viridis chromosome 5, Setaria_viridis_v4.0, whole genome shotgun sequence genomic region harbors:
- the LOC117854745 gene encoding DNA ligase 6 isoform X3 — protein MASLLSSPDASKSLSINTSELFLSSLASLPSPHAHPILTSASTPLPPVPAAVPPTALIPGSRFLIDAFRHAGDFSVAYFLSHFHSDHYGGLAPSWRRGLIFCSAPTARLVSSVLSVPPQLVVALDLGVRVTVDGWGVTAVDANHCPGAVQFLFSSPGPNTERYVHTGDFRYTESMTHDPYLLEFVRADAVFLDTTYCNPKFTFPSQEEAVDYVVNAIKHVKDESSAAGKRVLCLIATYVVGKERILLEVARRCGCSIHVDSRKMEILTVLGFGGENGVFTEDASVTDVHVIGWNVLGETWPYFRPNFVKMKEIMVERGYMKAVGFVPTGWMYETKKEGFAVRVKDSLEIHLVPYSEHSSYDELRDYVKFLHPKRVIPTVGVDAGKLDSKEAIAMQKHFSGLVDETANKQEFLMAFHRRSTDATHSCKDVAKCSILHDGEDAALLPAITSASEQLDTLRENITEEMKKELSDFLPSWVSEEQIMDLLISSGGDVVKAASDFFERERDFFEEANISCSETLKSEKKHTSDHGSSADGSSQQECPLFSQKPVEHSTKLVNLTPTGKKPNTPKKEKKRGSGTTNKPKKKGRLTSSTESGGRKQSTITNYFIRATAATSKSGTADKVTVKAHQNNVESDDQLTDIAKTQDQSVDQLLQIVDGGMSREYAVSLLEKAKGDVTVAVDIFYSSSENNVTAIDKNIALQNTQNETTDKCSNTDLACDSSQATPKVSNLHVQTSLAESDSANVSLPIEKYLPIEHACWTAGQPAPYLHLARTFNLVEKEKGKIKTTAAFCNMFRSLLALSPDDVLPAVYLCTNKISPDHENMELNIGGSLVVSALEESLGTSRSKIHEMYKTYGDLGNVAQECRQNQTLLAPPRPLSIRDVYSTLRKLSAISGSGSAGRRKILVLHLIRSCREMEMKFLVRTLVRNLRIGAMMKTILPALAHAVVFDRKCAGDPVVSLEGIQSQLQSLSTEVAEAYNVIPNLDLLIPSLLSEGTAFSASSLAMVPGTPIPPMLARITNGLTQSLKAFNGKSFTCEYKYDGQRAQIHRLLDGSVRIFSRQMKESTPRFPDLVNMIKELCRPEVSSFILDAEVVGVDRKKGNKLMSFQELSSRERGNKHSSIAIDNIKVDICVFVFDIMFCDGERLLDCPLRQRRKYIHDLFQEKPGYFELAQQLTVKRDYVEGLGDSLDLVPVGAWYGNGRKAGWYSPFLMACYNPETEEFQSVCRVMSGFSDEFYKEMKEFYSGERILLRKPVYYKTDEQPEVWFTAEQVWEVRGADLTLSPVHHAAIGYVHPSRGISVRMPRYIRSVPDRSPEDCSTVADIATMFKAQTRKMDVSSEG, from the exons ATggcctctctcctctcctcccccgaTGCCTCCAAATCGCTCTCCATTAACACTTCCGAGCTCTTCCTATCCTCCCTCGCCTCGCTCCCTTCGCCTCACGCCCACCCCATcctcacctccgcctccacgccgctcccgcccgtcCCAGCCGCTGTGCCGCCCACCGCACTCATCCCGGGCTCCCGATTCCTCATCGACGCCTTCCGCCACGCCGGGGACTTCTCTGTCGCCTACTTTCTCTCGCACTTCCACTCCGACCACTACGGCGGCCTAGCACCGTCCTGGCGCCGCGGCCTCATCTTTTGCTCCGCGCCCACGGCACGCCTCGTCTCTTCCGTGCTCTCCGTGCCGCCGCAGCTTGTCGTCGCCCTCGATCTCGGTGTCCGTGTGACCGTCGATGGGTGGGGCGTCACCGCCGTCGACGCCAACCACTGCCCTGGTGCCGTCCAgttcctcttctcctcccctgGACCAAACACCGAGAGGTATGTGCACACTGGTGACTTCCGTTACACGGAGTCTATGACGCACGATCCTTACTTGCTGGAGTTCGTCCGTGCTGACGCTGTGTTCCTGGACACCACATACTGCAACCCGAAGTTCACATTCCCTTCCCAAGAGGAGGCCGTGGATTATGTGGTGAATGCGATCAAGCATGTGAAAGACGAGAGTTCAGCGGCAGGAAAGCGTGTGCTGTGTCTGATCGCGACCTATGTCGTGGGCAAAGAGAGGATTTTGCTGGAGGTTGCACGGCGCTGTGGGTGCTCAATCCATGTGGACAGTAGGAAGATGGAGATTTTGACAGTGTTGGGCTTTGGTGGGGAGAATGGAGTTTTCACCGAGGACGCATCAGTAACAGATGTGCATGTTATTGGGTGGAATGTCTTAGGGGAGACATGGCCCTATTTCCGACCAAATTTTGTGAAGATGAAGGAGATCATGGTGGAGAGAGGATACATGAAGGCTGTCGGGTTTGTCCCTACCGGGTGGATGTATGAAACCAAGAAGGAAGGTTTTGCTGTTAGGGTGAAAGATTCACTTGAGATCCATCTTGTTCCTTATAGTGAGCACTCAAGCTACGACGAGTTGCGTGACTATGTTAAATTTTTGCACCCAAAGCGGGTGATCCCAACTGTTGGAGTGGATGCTGGGAAGCTCGACAGTAAGGAGGCAATTGCAATGCAGAAGCATTTTTCTGGGTTGGTAGACGAGACAGCAAACAAACAGGAGTTCTTGATGGCATTCCATCGTAGGTCAACAGATGCTACTCATAGCTGCAAAGATGTTGCTAAGTGCTCGATTCTGCATGATGGGGAGGATGCTGCTTTGTTACCAGCAATCACTTCTGCTTCTGAACAACTGGATACTTTGAGGGAGAATATTACAGAGGAAATGAAGAAAGAACTATCAGATTTCCTGCCTTCATGGGTCAGTGAGGAACAGATCATGGATCTGCTGATTAGCTCAGGTGGTGACGTCGTTAAAGCAGCATCTGATTTTTTTGAGCGGGAGAGAGATTTCTTTGAAGAAGCAAATATTTCTTGCAGTGAGACGCTCAAGTCAGAGAAAAAACATACTTCTGATCATGGGTCTTCTGCTGATGGAAGTAGTCAGCAAGAATGTCCATTATTTTCACAGAAGCCTGTGGAACACTCTACAAAACTGGTCAATTTGACTCCTACGGGAAAGAAACCGAATACAcccaaaaaggaaaagaagagggGTTCTGGCACtacaaacaaaccaaaaaagAAAGGACGATTAACTTCCTCAACAGAATCTGGTGGGCGCAAGCAGTCCACAATTACAAATTATTTCATTAGAGCTACAGCAGCCACTTCTAAAAGTGGTACAGCTGATAAAGTAACTGTGAAGGCACACCAAAATAATGTGGAAAGTGACGATCAGCTAACTGATATAGCAAAAACACAAGATCAGAGTGTAGACCAGCTTCTTCAGATTGTAGATGGCGGCATGTCCAGAGAATATGCAGTTTCTTTGCTTGAGAAGGCAAAAGGAGATGTAACTGTAGCAGTTGATATATTTTACAGTTCAAGTGAGAACAATGTAACTGCCATTGATAAGAATATTGCGCTGCAGAACACGCAAAATGAAACCACAGATAAATGTAGCAACACAGACCTGGCTTGTGATTCTTCTCAGGCTACTCCAAAGGTGTCAAACTTACATGTACAAACTTCTTTAGCAGAATCAGATTCTGCCAATGTATCGCTGCCAATCGAGAAGTATCTACCTATTGAGCATG CTTGCTGGACAGCAGGACAGCCTGCACCATACTTGCACTTGGCTCGCACTTTTAATCTggttgaaaaagaaaaaggaaagatcaAAACTACGGCAGCATTTTGCAACATGTTCAGGAG TTTGCTTGCCTTATCCCCTGATGATGTGCTACCTGCTGTTTATCTATGCACTAATAAAATTTCTCCTGACCATGAAAATATG GAACTGAACATTGGTGGGAGTCTTGTTGTATCTGCTCTGGAGGAATCATTAGGTACCAGCAGATCTAAAATACATGAGATGTACAAAACTTATGGCGATCTTG GTAATGTTGCCCAAGAATGCCGTCAGAATCAAACATTACTTGCCCCTCCTCGTCCTCTCTCCATTCGTGATGTATATTCCACACTTCGGAAACTAAG TGCAATATCAGGTAGTGGGAGTGCTGGAAGGAGAAAAATTCTTGTCTTGCATCTTATTCGGTCTTGTAGGGAAATGGAGATGAAATTTCTTGTCAGAACGCTG GTTCGTAACTTGCGTATCGGGGCTATGATGAAGACGATATTACCTGCGCTTGCACATGCTGTTGTTTTTGATAGAAAGTGTGCAGGAGATCCTGTGGTGTCCTTGGAAGGCATACAATCACAACTACAG AGTCTTTCAACTGAAGTTGCTGAGGCATACAATGTCATTCCTAATCTG GATCTGCTCATTCCTTCTCTTCTGAGCGAAGGCACTGCATTTTCAGCTTCATCCTTGGCAATGGTGCCTGGCACACCTATTCCACCTATGCTGGCAAG AATTACTAATGGATTGACCCAATCATTGAAAGCTTTTAATGGCAAATCATTTACGTGTGAGTACAA GTATGATGGTCAGCGTGCCCAGATTCACAGATTACTTGATGGATCTGTGCGAATATTTTCGAGGCAAATGAAAGAATCAACTCCAAGATTTCCTGACCTAGTGAACATGATTAAGGAGTTGTGCAGGCCTGAGGTGTCCAGCTTTATACTGGATGCTGAG GTGGTAGGAGTCGAtagaaagaaaggaaataagTTGATGTCATTCCAAGAGCTATCTTCAAGAGAAAGAGGAAACAAGCACTCATCAATTGCAATCGATAACATAAAG GTTGACATTTGTGTGTTTGTTTTTGACATCATGTTCTGTGATGGAGAGAG GCTGCTGGATTGTCCTCTTCGGCAAAGAAGAAAGT ACATTCATGACTTGTTCCAGGAGAAGCCAGGATATTTTGAGTTAGCTCAGCAGCTAACT GTCAAGCGTGACTACGTGGAAGGCTTAGGTGATAGCCTTGACTTAGTTCCAGTCGGTGCATGGTATGGAAATGGGCGGAAAGCTGGATG GTACAGTCCTTTTCTTATGGCATGCTACAACCCTGAAACTGAAGAGTTCCAAAGTGTATGCCGTGTTATGTCTGGTTTCTCAGATGAGTTCTATAAAGAG ATGAAGGAGTTTTATTCTGGGGAAAGGATACTGCTCAGGAAGCCTGTTTACTACAAAACAGATGAGCAACCAGAGGTGTGGTTCACTGCAGAACAAGTTTGGGAGGTCCGAGGCGCAG ACCTCACCCTATCGCCTGTTCACCATGCGGCCATTGGGTATGTCCACCCATCGCGTGGCATCTCGGTGAGGATGCCGAGGTACATCCGCTCGGTTCCAGATCGGAGCCCAGAGGATTGCAGCACGGTCGCTGATATTGCCACAATGTTCAAAGCTCAGACCCGGAAGATGGATGTCAGCAGTGAGGGCTAG
- the LOC117854745 gene encoding DNA ligase 6 isoform X2, with the protein MASLLSSPDASKSLSINTSELFLSSLASLPSPHAHPILTSASTPLPPVPAAVPPTALIPGSRFLIDAFRHAGDFSVAYFLSHFHSDHYGGLAPSWRRGLIFCSAPTARLVSSVLSVPPQLVVALDLGVRVTVDGWGVTAVDANHCPGAVQFLFSSPGPNTERYVHTGDFRYTESMTHDPYLLEFVRADAVFLDTTYCNPKFTFPSQEEAVDYVVNAIKHVKDESSAAGKRVLCLIATYVVGKERILLEVARRCGCSIHVDSRKMEILTVLGFGGENGVFTEDASVTDVHVIGWNVLGETWPYFRPNFVKMKEIMVERGYMKAVGFVPTGWMYETKKEGFAVRVKDSLEIHLVPYSEHSSYDELRDYVKFLHPKRVIPTVGVDAGKLDSKEAIAMQKHFSGLVDETANKQEFLMAFHRRSTDATHSCKDVAKCSILHDGEDAALLPAITSASEQLDTLRENITEEMKKELSDFLPSWVSEEQIMDLLISSGGDVVKAASDFFERERDFFEEANISCSETLKSEKKHTSDHGSSADGSSQQECPLFSQKPVEHSTKLVNLTPTGKKPNTPKKEKKRGSGTTNKPKKKGRLTSSTESGGRKQSTITNYFIRATAATSKSGTADKVTVKAHQNNVESDDQLTDIAKTQDQSVDQLLQIVDGGMSREYAVSLLEKAKGDVTVAVDIFYSSSENNVTAIDKNIALQNTQNETTDKCSNTDLACDSSQATPKVSNLHVQTSLAESDSANVSLPIEKYLPIEHACWTAGQPAPYLHLARTFNLVEKEKGKIKTTAAFCNMFRSLLALSPDDVLPAVYLCTNKISPDHENMELNIGGSLVVSALEESLGNVAQECRQNQTLLAPPRPLSIRDVYSTLRKLSAISGSGSAGRRKILVLHLIRSCREMEMKFLVRTLVRNLRIGAMMKTILPALAHAVVFDRKCAGDPVVSLEGIQSQLQSLSTEVAEAYNVIPNLDLLIPSLLSEGTAFSASSLAMVPGTPIPPMLARITNGLTQSLKAFNGKSFTCEYKYDGQRAQIHRLLDGSVRIFSRQMKESTPRFPDLVNMIKELCRPEVSSFILDAEVVGVDRKKGNKLMSFQELSSRERGNKHSSIAIDNIKVDICVFVFDIMFCDGERLLDCPLRQRRKYIHDLFQEKPGYFELAQQLTVEASEASPDNSSTLHRMNTFFKKACESSCEGIMLKTLDVDAGYSASKRCESWLKVKRDYVEGLGDSLDLVPVGAWYGNGRKAGWYSPFLMACYNPETEEFQSVCRVMSGFSDEFYKEMKEFYSGERILLRKPVYYKTDEQPEVWFTAEQVWEVRGADLTLSPVHHAAIGYVHPSRGISVRMPRYIRSVPDRSPEDCSTVADIATMFKAQTRKMDVSSEG; encoded by the exons ATggcctctctcctctcctcccccgaTGCCTCCAAATCGCTCTCCATTAACACTTCCGAGCTCTTCCTATCCTCCCTCGCCTCGCTCCCTTCGCCTCACGCCCACCCCATcctcacctccgcctccacgccgctcccgcccgtcCCAGCCGCTGTGCCGCCCACCGCACTCATCCCGGGCTCCCGATTCCTCATCGACGCCTTCCGCCACGCCGGGGACTTCTCTGTCGCCTACTTTCTCTCGCACTTCCACTCCGACCACTACGGCGGCCTAGCACCGTCCTGGCGCCGCGGCCTCATCTTTTGCTCCGCGCCCACGGCACGCCTCGTCTCTTCCGTGCTCTCCGTGCCGCCGCAGCTTGTCGTCGCCCTCGATCTCGGTGTCCGTGTGACCGTCGATGGGTGGGGCGTCACCGCCGTCGACGCCAACCACTGCCCTGGTGCCGTCCAgttcctcttctcctcccctgGACCAAACACCGAGAGGTATGTGCACACTGGTGACTTCCGTTACACGGAGTCTATGACGCACGATCCTTACTTGCTGGAGTTCGTCCGTGCTGACGCTGTGTTCCTGGACACCACATACTGCAACCCGAAGTTCACATTCCCTTCCCAAGAGGAGGCCGTGGATTATGTGGTGAATGCGATCAAGCATGTGAAAGACGAGAGTTCAGCGGCAGGAAAGCGTGTGCTGTGTCTGATCGCGACCTATGTCGTGGGCAAAGAGAGGATTTTGCTGGAGGTTGCACGGCGCTGTGGGTGCTCAATCCATGTGGACAGTAGGAAGATGGAGATTTTGACAGTGTTGGGCTTTGGTGGGGAGAATGGAGTTTTCACCGAGGACGCATCAGTAACAGATGTGCATGTTATTGGGTGGAATGTCTTAGGGGAGACATGGCCCTATTTCCGACCAAATTTTGTGAAGATGAAGGAGATCATGGTGGAGAGAGGATACATGAAGGCTGTCGGGTTTGTCCCTACCGGGTGGATGTATGAAACCAAGAAGGAAGGTTTTGCTGTTAGGGTGAAAGATTCACTTGAGATCCATCTTGTTCCTTATAGTGAGCACTCAAGCTACGACGAGTTGCGTGACTATGTTAAATTTTTGCACCCAAAGCGGGTGATCCCAACTGTTGGAGTGGATGCTGGGAAGCTCGACAGTAAGGAGGCAATTGCAATGCAGAAGCATTTTTCTGGGTTGGTAGACGAGACAGCAAACAAACAGGAGTTCTTGATGGCATTCCATCGTAGGTCAACAGATGCTACTCATAGCTGCAAAGATGTTGCTAAGTGCTCGATTCTGCATGATGGGGAGGATGCTGCTTTGTTACCAGCAATCACTTCTGCTTCTGAACAACTGGATACTTTGAGGGAGAATATTACAGAGGAAATGAAGAAAGAACTATCAGATTTCCTGCCTTCATGGGTCAGTGAGGAACAGATCATGGATCTGCTGATTAGCTCAGGTGGTGACGTCGTTAAAGCAGCATCTGATTTTTTTGAGCGGGAGAGAGATTTCTTTGAAGAAGCAAATATTTCTTGCAGTGAGACGCTCAAGTCAGAGAAAAAACATACTTCTGATCATGGGTCTTCTGCTGATGGAAGTAGTCAGCAAGAATGTCCATTATTTTCACAGAAGCCTGTGGAACACTCTACAAAACTGGTCAATTTGACTCCTACGGGAAAGAAACCGAATACAcccaaaaaggaaaagaagagggGTTCTGGCACtacaaacaaaccaaaaaagAAAGGACGATTAACTTCCTCAACAGAATCTGGTGGGCGCAAGCAGTCCACAATTACAAATTATTTCATTAGAGCTACAGCAGCCACTTCTAAAAGTGGTACAGCTGATAAAGTAACTGTGAAGGCACACCAAAATAATGTGGAAAGTGACGATCAGCTAACTGATATAGCAAAAACACAAGATCAGAGTGTAGACCAGCTTCTTCAGATTGTAGATGGCGGCATGTCCAGAGAATATGCAGTTTCTTTGCTTGAGAAGGCAAAAGGAGATGTAACTGTAGCAGTTGATATATTTTACAGTTCAAGTGAGAACAATGTAACTGCCATTGATAAGAATATTGCGCTGCAGAACACGCAAAATGAAACCACAGATAAATGTAGCAACACAGACCTGGCTTGTGATTCTTCTCAGGCTACTCCAAAGGTGTCAAACTTACATGTACAAACTTCTTTAGCAGAATCAGATTCTGCCAATGTATCGCTGCCAATCGAGAAGTATCTACCTATTGAGCATG CTTGCTGGACAGCAGGACAGCCTGCACCATACTTGCACTTGGCTCGCACTTTTAATCTggttgaaaaagaaaaaggaaagatcaAAACTACGGCAGCATTTTGCAACATGTTCAGGAG TTTGCTTGCCTTATCCCCTGATGATGTGCTACCTGCTGTTTATCTATGCACTAATAAAATTTCTCCTGACCATGAAAATATG GAACTGAACATTGGTGGGAGTCTTGTTGTATCTGCTCTGGAGGAATCATTAG GTAATGTTGCCCAAGAATGCCGTCAGAATCAAACATTACTTGCCCCTCCTCGTCCTCTCTCCATTCGTGATGTATATTCCACACTTCGGAAACTAAG TGCAATATCAGGTAGTGGGAGTGCTGGAAGGAGAAAAATTCTTGTCTTGCATCTTATTCGGTCTTGTAGGGAAATGGAGATGAAATTTCTTGTCAGAACGCTG GTTCGTAACTTGCGTATCGGGGCTATGATGAAGACGATATTACCTGCGCTTGCACATGCTGTTGTTTTTGATAGAAAGTGTGCAGGAGATCCTGTGGTGTCCTTGGAAGGCATACAATCACAACTACAG AGTCTTTCAACTGAAGTTGCTGAGGCATACAATGTCATTCCTAATCTG GATCTGCTCATTCCTTCTCTTCTGAGCGAAGGCACTGCATTTTCAGCTTCATCCTTGGCAATGGTGCCTGGCACACCTATTCCACCTATGCTGGCAAG AATTACTAATGGATTGACCCAATCATTGAAAGCTTTTAATGGCAAATCATTTACGTGTGAGTACAA GTATGATGGTCAGCGTGCCCAGATTCACAGATTACTTGATGGATCTGTGCGAATATTTTCGAGGCAAATGAAAGAATCAACTCCAAGATTTCCTGACCTAGTGAACATGATTAAGGAGTTGTGCAGGCCTGAGGTGTCCAGCTTTATACTGGATGCTGAG GTGGTAGGAGTCGAtagaaagaaaggaaataagTTGATGTCATTCCAAGAGCTATCTTCAAGAGAAAGAGGAAACAAGCACTCATCAATTGCAATCGATAACATAAAG GTTGACATTTGTGTGTTTGTTTTTGACATCATGTTCTGTGATGGAGAGAG GCTGCTGGATTGTCCTCTTCGGCAAAGAAGAAAGT ACATTCATGACTTGTTCCAGGAGAAGCCAGGATATTTTGAGTTAGCTCAGCAGCTAACT GTAGAAGCCAGCGAAGCTTCACCAGACAACTCTAGCACTTTGCATAGAATGAACACATTTTTCAAAAAGGCATGCGAGTCTTCTTGTGAGGGTATAATGTTAAAGACTTTGGATGTTGATGCTGGATACTCTGCTTCCAAACGCTGTGAATCATGGTTAAAG GTCAAGCGTGACTACGTGGAAGGCTTAGGTGATAGCCTTGACTTAGTTCCAGTCGGTGCATGGTATGGAAATGGGCGGAAAGCTGGATG GTACAGTCCTTTTCTTATGGCATGCTACAACCCTGAAACTGAAGAGTTCCAAAGTGTATGCCGTGTTATGTCTGGTTTCTCAGATGAGTTCTATAAAGAG ATGAAGGAGTTTTATTCTGGGGAAAGGATACTGCTCAGGAAGCCTGTTTACTACAAAACAGATGAGCAACCAGAGGTGTGGTTCACTGCAGAACAAGTTTGGGAGGTCCGAGGCGCAG ACCTCACCCTATCGCCTGTTCACCATGCGGCCATTGGGTATGTCCACCCATCGCGTGGCATCTCGGTGAGGATGCCGAGGTACATCCGCTCGGTTCCAGATCGGAGCCCAGAGGATTGCAGCACGGTCGCTGATATTGCCACAATGTTCAAAGCTCAGACCCGGAAGATGGATGTCAGCAGTGAGGGCTAG